A region of the Kribbella sp. NBC_01245 genome:
GAAAGACCAGCCGACCGGTCAGCGAACCAGCGCGACCGGCCGGTCGGCGTGGTGGAGCACGGCGTGTGCGACCGAGCCGACCAGCAGGCCGGTGAAACCACCGCGACCGCGCGAGCCGACAACGATCAGGTCGGCGGTATAGCCCTGCTCCACCAGGATCCGGTCGGGCCGGCCCATCACGAGGCGGATCTCGACGTCGACGTCCGGGTAGTCGGCGCGCGCACCGGCCAGCGACTCGGCGACGAGCAGCCGCGCGGCCTTCTCGATCTCGTCCAGATCGAAGAGCAGCGGAGTGGGTTCGCCCTCGGGACTGGTGACCGGACTCGTCCAGGCATGTACGGCGACAATGCGACCGTGGCGGGCACTGGCCTCGGCGAAGGCGAAGTCGATCGCGTCTGCGGACACCTTCGACCCGTCGACGCCGACGAGGATGACCGGTTCCGGCGTGGGAGCGGGGGACTCCGGCCGTACGACGACGACCGGGCAGCGCGCATGCGCACTCACCTGGATGCTCACCGAACCGAGCAGCAGGCTGGTCAGCGCACCCAGGCCGCGAGTGCCGAGAACGAGCATCCGCGCGTGCTCGGATTCCTCGATCAACGTCGCCGCGGGAGTGCCGGTCAGCAGCGCGCCGGTCACATCGAGGCCGGGGTGATGCAGCCGGAGGTCCTCGATGATCGCGTCGAGTCCCTTCTGGCGGGCAGTGCGAAGGCCTTCGAGCGGTACGACGGCCCCGGGTGACGGGTGGGTCGTGATGACCAGCTCGAAAACCTCGACGATTCGGAGCGGGAGTCCCGTGCTGACCGCCTCGACGGCGGCCCAATGCAGGGCTCCACGGCTGACGGGCGATCCGTCATATCCGGCGACGACTGGTGCGATTTGTGACCGCATGGCGCCTCCTTCAGTACTAGGCGTACACCTCCACCATGCGCCTCGGGCCGATCTCAGTCGAGCAGAGTGACCGCCCCAGCGGGGTCAGGGCTGATCTCGATGCCGGTTCGTTCGCCCGGCTGTACGTCGACGGGCCCGGCGATGCGGACGTTCAGCACGCCGTCGAGGTCGTCGACCTGGACGCTGACCATCGCGTCGTGCCCGTAGAAGCACACGTCGATCACCGTGCCCTCGGCATACGCCTTTCCAGCCGGCGTCAGACGCAACTGCTCGGGCCGCAGCAACACCTTGCCCGACCGCGGGCCATCGACCGCCGCGAGCGGCAGAGAGCCGAGCGCGGTCAGGGCAGCCGCACCGTCAGCCCTGGCCGGCAGCAGTACGGCATCGCCAACGAAATCCGCCACCCAGCGATCAGCCGGCTGGTGGTAGATCTCCTGCGGTGTGCCCGATTGCGCGACGGTGCCATCCCGAACCACGGCGACGAAATCGGCCATCGACAACGCCTCCTGCTGGTCATGCGTGACCAGCACGGCGGTCGCGCCAGTGGCACGGAGCGCGTTGCGTACGTCGGCCCGAACCCCGGCTCGGAGAGTCGTGTCCAACGCGTTGAACGGCTCGTCGAGCAGGACGACCTGCGGACGAGGCGCGAGTGCGCGGGCCAGCGCGATGCGTTGTTGCTGGCCGCCGGAAAGCTCATGCGGCATCCGGTCGCCGAAATCCGCGAGACCGACCAGTTCGAGCATCTCGCCCGTACGACGCCCGCGCTCATCCCGGCCGAGGTCGCTGAGTCCGAAGGCCACATTCCGCGCCACGCTCAGGTGCGGGAACAACGCACCTTCCTGCGGCACGATCCCGATCTGGCGGCGCTCCGGCGGCACCTGGACCGAAGGCCCGCTGACAACGCGTCCGCCAACGCTGACCGTGCCCGCGTCGGCGCGCAGGAACCCGGCGATGATCCGCAACAAGGTGGTCTTGCCGCATCCGGACGGCCCGAGGACGGCGGTGAGCGCGCCACTGGGCACCGTGAGGTCCAGCCCGGTCAGCACCGCCGCGCCGGCAGCGTAGGACTTGGTGAGCGACTCGATGTGGAGGTCGTTCATGGTCGATGCCTTCCGAGCAGGTACGAGGGGATGGCAGCGAGCAGGATCAGCGCGGCGGCATACGGCGCGGCCGCGGCGTACGAGCCGGTCCCCGTCTCGGTCCAAAGCCGAATGGCCAACGTATCCATCCCGGTCGGGCGCAGGAGCAACGTCGCCGGGAGTTCCTTCATGCAAACGACGAACGTCAGCGCCGCACCAGCCGCGACGCCTGGTGCCGCCAGGCGCACGGTGACCTCCCGCAGTACGCGCAGTGGCGTACGGCCAAGAGAGCGGGCCAGATCCTCCAGAATCGGCGGCGCCTGCAGAACCGCGGCACGGGTAGCCGCGACTGCAACCGGCAGGAACAGCACAGCGTACGCACAGATCAGCAGCGGCAGTTCCTGATAGACCGGCCTCGCGTAGCGCACAGCGAAGAAGACGAGCGACAAGGCGACAGTGATGCCGGGAAGCGCGTGTCCGGCGTACGCGGCCTGCTCCAGCAGATGCGCCGTCCTCCCGCGGTAGCGCGCAGCGATCACGCCAACGGGCAGGGCGAGTGCTGTGGTCAGCGCAGCGCCAGCCGCGGCGACGCCAAGCGTGGTCCACGCAGCGGCTGCAAGCCGGGCGCCGTCCCAGGTGGCGGAGTTACCCACGGCCAGCCAATACGCGAGCGTCGCGAGCGGGAACGCCACAGCAGCGGCAGTGACAACGCACAGCCACCCGAGCGCCGGTACGCGCCACCGCCCGAGAGCAGCGGGAGTAGCCGGCCGTGCGGCGCCTCGGCCGTTACGCGCATGCCCTGCCCGGCCACGCGAACGAGCCTCGGCCGCGACCAACGCCACGGTCATCACCACCAGTACGACGCTGAGGGCGGCGGCCGGCGTCCGATCAAAGCTCGCCCGGTACGACGTATGGATCGCCCGGGTGAACGTGTCGTACCGCATCAGCGAGACAGCGCCGAAGTCGGACAAGACGTACAACGCGACAAGCAACCCACCACCGGCAGCGGCCGGGCGCAACTGCGGCAACGTGACCCGCCAAAGCGCGGCCATCGGCCCAAGTCCCAGCGAGCGCGCCGCCTCCTCCTGCGCGGGGTCGATACCGCGCAGGGTGGCAGCGACCGGCAGATAGACGTACGGAAAACTCACCAGCGTCAACGCGAGCGCGGCCCCGGTGAATCCGGCCAACCCCGGCGCCGCGCTGAGCCAGGCGAACGCCGCAACGTAGCTCGGCACGGCCAGCGGCAACGTCGCAAGCACGGACCAAAGACCCGCACGAGGCACTGCCGTCCGGACGATCAGCAGGGCGAGCGAGACTCCGAGCACGAGGCTGCCGAGTACGACGACGGCCGCGAGCCCGAGGCTACGGGCCAGCAGTACGACGGTTCGCCCGTCGGCGATGACGTCCCAGGCGTAGCCGACGCCTCTGTCCAGTGCGCGGACCCCGAGATACCCGAGCGGCAGCAGCGCGAGGAGAGCGGCCGCGCAGGCAGGGACGAGCAGCACCAACGGCGGCCGGTTCGAGCCGGATCCGCGCAGCGCGGTCGTGTGCACACCAGGCACGGCGGCTCAGACCAATCCGACGCCCTGGATCATCGCCAGCGTCTCCTTGAGCGAGTCGAGCTGACCGAGGTCGATCTTGGGCGGGTTGAGGGAGCTGAGGGCCGGCAGTCCCTTGGCCTGGCTCACGCCCGCGGCCAGCGGATACTCCTTGGTGTCTTCGGCGAAGTACTTCTGCGCCTCTTCCGAAAGCAAGTAGTCGGCGGCCTTCTGGGCGTACTCGCTCTGCTTCTCGTCCGCACCCTTCAGCATGCCGACACCGGCCACGTTGACCAGACCGCCCGGGTCGCCGGCCGGCAGGTAGTGCACCTTCGCGGTGACGCTTGCCTCGCCCTTCTCCGCGACGCGCTCGTACCAGTAGTAGTGGTTGAGCAGAGCGATCGAGACCTCGCCCGAGTCGACTCCGTCCAGCGCCTCGATGTTGTTGCCATAGGCCTTCGGGCTGTTCGCCTTCAGCCCCTCCAGCCACTTGCGCGTCGACTCGTCACCCTCGAGCACTCGCATGCCGGTGACGAAGGCCTGGAAGGACGCGTTGGTCGGCGCATACCCGATCTTGCCCTTCCACTCCGGCTTGACCAGGTCGTGCACGGACGCCGGGGGAGTCGGCACCTTGCCCGGGTTGTACACGAGGACGCGGACGCGACCCGAGACGCCGACCCAGTCGCCCTTGGCGCTCCGGTACGCCGCGTCCACCCGGTCGAGCGTCGCCTGCGGCAGACCGGCGAGGCGGTCTTCCTTGGAGAGCGCGCCGAGGGCGCCCGCGTCCTGGGAGAAGAACAGGCCCGCCTTGGTGTTCTCGCCCTCTTCCAGGATCTGCGCGGACAACTCGGCGC
Encoded here:
- a CDS encoding ABC transporter permease; protein product: MHTTALRGSGSNRPPLVLLVPACAAALLALLPLGYLGVRALDRGVGYAWDVIADGRTVVLLARSLGLAAVVVLGSLVLGVSLALLIVRTAVPRAGLWSVLATLPLAVPSYVAAFAWLSAAPGLAGFTGAALALTLVSFPYVYLPVAATLRGIDPAQEEAARSLGLGPMAALWRVTLPQLRPAAAGGGLLVALYVLSDFGAVSLMRYDTFTRAIHTSYRASFDRTPAAALSVVLVVMTVALVAAEARSRGRAGHARNGRGAARPATPAALGRWRVPALGWLCVVTAAAVAFPLATLAYWLAVGNSATWDGARLAAAAWTTLGVAAAGAALTTALALPVGVIAARYRGRTAHLLEQAAYAGHALPGITVALSLVFFAVRYARPVYQELPLLICAYAVLFLPVAVAATRAAVLQAPPILEDLARSLGRTPLRVLREVTVRLAAPGVAAGAALTFVVCMKELPATLLLRPTGMDTLAIRLWTETGTGSYAAAAPYAAALILLAAIPSYLLGRHRP
- a CDS encoding universal stress protein — its product is MRSQIAPVVAGYDGSPVSRGALHWAAVEAVSTGLPLRIVEVFELVITTHPSPGAVVPLEGLRTARQKGLDAIIEDLRLHHPGLDVTGALLTGTPAATLIEESEHARMLVLGTRGLGALTSLLLGSVSIQVSAHARCPVVVVRPESPAPTPEPVILVGVDGSKVSADAIDFAFAEASARHGRIVAVHAWTSPVTSPEGEPTPLLFDLDEIEKAARLLVAESLAGARADYPDVDVEIRLVMGRPDRILVEQGYTADLIVVGSRGRGGFTGLLVGSVAHAVLHHADRPVALVR
- a CDS encoding iron ABC transporter substrate-binding protein, with protein sequence MTRSWSHRLAAFVAVAALVPTLTACSGDDAGLVIYSGRNQGLVEPILQKLEKAIGTKVEVRYGDSAELSAQILEEGENTKAGLFFSQDAGALGALSKEDRLAGLPQATLDRVDAAYRSAKGDWVGVSGRVRVLVYNPGKVPTPPASVHDLVKPEWKGKIGYAPTNASFQAFVTGMRVLEGDESTRKWLEGLKANSPKAYGNNIEALDGVDSGEVSIALLNHYYWYERVAEKGEASVTAKVHYLPAGDPGGLVNVAGVGMLKGADEKQSEYAQKAADYLLSEEAQKYFAEDTKEYPLAAGVSQAKGLPALSSLNPPKIDLGQLDSLKETLAMIQGVGLV
- a CDS encoding ABC transporter ATP-binding protein, which produces MNDLHIESLTKSYAAGAAVLTGLDLTVPSGALTAVLGPSGCGKTTLLRIIAGFLRADAGTVSVGGRVVSGPSVQVPPERRQIGIVPQEGALFPHLSVARNVAFGLSDLGRDERGRRTGEMLELVGLADFGDRMPHELSGGQQQRIALARALAPRPQVVLLDEPFNALDTTLRAGVRADVRNALRATGATAVLVTHDQQEALSMADFVAVVRDGTVAQSGTPQEIYHQPADRWVADFVGDAVLLPARADGAAALTALGSLPLAAVDGPRSGKVLLRPEQLRLTPAGKAYAEGTVIDVCFYGHDAMVSVQVDDLDGVLNVRIAGPVDVQPGERTGIEISPDPAGAVTLLD